The DNA segment TGCTGTTGTCtctgaagaaagggaaaaagtaTTTCTTCATGCATCACAAAGAAGGGCTTTTGCAGTCACAGACCCAGCTGGCCAACCAAGCATCATCCTCCTCAGACAGGAGACCTGCCACCAGCACACAAAGCAGTCGCCTGTTTCCTGGGGGAACAGCCTCAACACGCCACTTGTGTAGGAGGATTTCTCATACGGGTTGCTGGGAGGTAGGCCAATGCCCTGAGGATGCTCTATGATTGGCTCCCTGGCAGCTATACCTGAGGAtggacagcagctcctgctgcacagcaaagATGGGCAGATATTGTCTCTGCTCCAGGATCGATTTCTTCTTGGCAAACTCACTGCTGGCttcacttttttctttcatgtgtTCAGCAAACTTCTGCTCAGTCCTAAGGAAACACCAGAAGTTCTGAAGTTGCCTCTCCACACACTTTGCCATGCCTATAGTCCCCATCATCAGCTAAGCAAGATTAACTCAAAGTGAGCTCCTACTTGTAATCCACTTTGCCATCTTCAGTCACCAtctcatccttctcctcctctttcttgaTTCCCATAATGTCTCCCAGTTTTgtgcctgccagctcccagtgctTATGCTGAGCCTGGAAGGGCAGAGAGAAGTGTAACTTAGCCATAGCAAGAACTAACAAATAACTCTCCTCCAATTCAACTCCTAAAACATTAGCTTATCAGCCCCACAACTCCTCAGTACTACAGTAGAGAACGCACACCCTGTTCCTGCACCAAGTCCCATCTCCCAAGTAGCACAGCTTCTAGACACTGCTCTGGATACACAGTAAATCAcatcacagcagctgcttttgaGACAACCCAATGGGCTGGGCTTCCAGGATACCCCAGGTCTTAAAATATGAGCTACTCACTCTCACTTCTGCCAATGCCTGTATTCTGCACAGTCCAAATGAAAGCTGTGAGGCACCACACAACATCTGTACAGCGCAGCAGTGAACCAAAAGCATACCCTCTTACgctccttctgctccctgtGCTTGCGCACCAACTGGCTACCTTTACGGGCTATGATGGCCAAATCTGAGGTGGCATCTTTGACGGGGATGACTGGCTCTGGCTAGAGGAAAGAGGAATTGCTTCAGTACAGAGAACTCACAAATGTGGGGCTCCCTGCCATCAATGCCTTCACCCACAGACTCTACCTGCTTGGTGAAGACAATCCTTCCATCAAGGAAAGGGGGCACAAGGTTGTGCACCAAGAGATGCACTTTAGCGGAGTTATCCTCCTCAAAATCTTCATCCACTTCGATCCGATGGACCACACCGCTGGTCAGCATGCGATTTGTCTCCCAGCGCTCATTATCCTGCGGGAAATAAGACATCAGAAAAAGCCCAGAAAACCCTATGGGAAGCTGGAGATCACACCAGATCAGATGTGATCAAGCTCAGGTCTGAGCTCTGCACTGACAGTAGGATGAAACTGATGGTTCCAGACTCAGAAGCATGAACTTAAGGGAATAAACTGTGATTGAAAGCAGTAGGGTATGGGAAGCACAGACTGGGTATATGAAGCACATAGTCAACAGGACTGCCTCCAAGGAAATTCAGGACACACTGTCCACCAGGCCCCTGTCACACAATGTGCCCGGAAGCCTAGACATAATTCCACTTACGTGCCGAGAGCAGTAGCCCCCAGCATCCCCTAGGCCAAGAACAGATAGAACTGTAAGCAATGCAACTCATTGCCCAGAACAGGAGTGCAGCCATCTGCATTCCTTCTGTCCTGAACACTGAGGCGCTCCACAGTCACCTTGACCGAGGTCCATCCCACACAGGTGATGTGGGGCTATGTTTTTCAGGGAATTTAACATCAATTTCCATCTGAAGTCTGGACTAAGACACAGATTTGACTCCTACCTCATTGATCTGCCGCCGCTGTGCTGAGATGCgcttctgcctctgcttgtGCAGGTGCTGCTCCCTCTTCTTCACGTACTCCTCAGAGGAGTAGGCCAACGGGTTGTGAAACTCATCATAGCCCTCATCCATCATGTACCAGTCCCGGTCAGCTTGCTGAGGGGAGAGGTacagccctcagctctgctaTCCCTGCAATCCAGTCTGAGCCCCCAGAAGCTCATGTCTGCTGAGATGCTCCCCAGGCCAGGTATTCCCACtactcctggtcctgctgcttaGAGGAGCCCTTTGGCCACCCAACTGCCCCACTGCTCCTACCGTCCCCTGCCTCTCCACAGTTTGGCCAGCTCAGACCAGCAGCCCCAAACCTGTTGCCCGCTTCACTCCTTGCTCGCCTTCAGGCTCTCACCCGCTGGTCATCCTCCCACTGCTGCCGCTCTTCCTCTGTCTCAAATGCGATGCCTTCCTCCCCATCTCCTTGCCGTCCTGGATGGGGTCAGCCAGTTAGTTCAGGCACCAGCTCCAGAAAAAATCCCACAGCACCCAACCTCATGGCATGCAGGGAACAAGAATCCtaccacagcccagcacaggcttctcACCTCTCCCTCTGGATAGCCGTGGCGTGGACCCTAGGTGTCTCCGGTCATCAGCCCACTCGTTGTACTTATAGGAGGGAGTGGGCAATGGCGTCTTATCAGAGTACTTACTCCTCACAGACCTGACAAAAGAGCATGAGAGAAGAACTGGTGCCCACAGCCAGACACTACTCATAGGTACACTCTCCCCTTTCTGCAGGTCAGTAACTTACAGCCAAAGCCCCTGGCACCTATACCTGTCACGGTCTCTCCGGTCTGTGTCCCGCAGAGATGATGACCGGTGACTGCGCTCTGAGTCTCGGTAAGAAGGCAGGGGTGAAGGAGATTCCCACTGTGAGCGGCGTGCGTTGCTGTAGCCACTATCATCTTCCTCCCAGCTGGAGCGAGATGGTGTGGCTGCATCTGGCAGAGGGAAATAGGGTTTGATGTTCAGTGACCCCTGGCATCTGGAGCCACCTTACACCTTCCAGCAGGAGTGCTGAGAGAGAGCACCTATTTGCTGTCTCTCTAAGAGAAGAGGTTGACCTGTCAATTTCAAGAAAAATTGTCAAAGGACCACGTTTCTACCACACAGACTCAAAACAGACCCCACTGCACGAGCACCAGGCAGACTGGCACACACGCAGAGCCAGCTGGTTGCTCCCAGACCCAGATCAAGGTAGGAGTTTTATACCTGCCCTAGACACAAATGTTAAAAGATGCAAGCTTTTCTACCCATACTCATCCTGATAAAACCATCAGCAAACAAATGAAGAACAAGAGCCTTCTTAGCCTTCCTGTTAGGTCTCACACCAGAATGCTATCAGGTCCCACTCCTACCTTTGGGACGATGTCTAGGGCTCTCTGGCtcactcctcctgctgctccgcTCTGAAGAGCCATCTCTCTCTGATCTGCTACTGTGACGACTTCTGTCCCGCTCCTCTGCAAAAAGGAAGTAAGAAAAAGTACTCAGTGCACAAATGAGCTTCCCAAGCAACAAACACAACAAATACTAGCCGAGGGCTACAAAGAGGCTGGGGGACAAGTGCCAACCCAAAGCAGGAGAAGTCACAGGGGTCTGGGAGCAGTTACCACGGTCCCGTTTACGATCATGGTCCCGATCCCTGCTGCGTTCCCTCTTTCGGTCCTTCTCCTCCTTGGAGGAAGCAAAAACACCGTGTTCCCGACGCTCCCTTTCGCGCTGTCTGCTGCGTTCCCAGAACTCCTCACTGACACCCCCTGTGTAGGAGGGTGTTTCCACATGGACAGAACGGTAATGCCTAGACAGAGCAGATAAAAGAAAGCTCTGAAGTGCTGACGAATAGCTAGGCCAGCAGCTGGCTAACCTCGTCTCTGATTCTGCTCTCTActacagcagcagcttgtgctTACAAGTCCTAAGGGCTCACTAAGCCTGTTGTTGCACTCAGACAGGTGCCCTTCTCAGCAGGCACCTGCCCACGCATCACGAAGTGGAGAGCTTGCATTAGGACGGCCGGTGTTTGCAGGCCCAGCACCGGCTACCCGCAATGCCTGGGAGGGCCCCAGTGAAAGTGCTTTTCCCGGATCCTGTCAGGTCTGCAGAGGTGCGCCGCAGTGCTTCAAGGAGATCTCCAGGCCTACCTGCCGCGCAGGTTACGACCCCGCCACTCACACCGATTGTGCTCACAACCCCCATTCCGCCCGTTTCCCGGCCTGGAACCGCCGCCTGCACAGcaaccccagcagctcccacctgTCCTTGCGAGCGCTCCGGCCGCTCCggccaccctcctcctcctcgtcctcTTCAGAGCTGCCCACCTCGTCACGGCCCTCCTCCCAGTCCTTGTACGAAGAGATACGCGACCGCTTCCCACCGGCCGCCTCCTCCTCGCGTTCCCGCCGCTTCTGAGCCGCCAacagatccaggcccagcaagGAGGTCCGTGGCGCCGGCGCCTTGAAGATGTGCTGCTCGGAGGCGGCGCTCCGGTTCCGCAGCACCAGACCACCGGCCTCGGCCTCCGGGCTCGTCCCAGCCAGCCGGTGCAGCGACTCCTCGCTCGCCGCGGCCATCGCCGCCGGCCCTGCTCTGCCGCCAGCGGGCAAGCAGGCTGCCCCGACCCCGTCGCCCTCGCCGAGCTCTCGCAGCCTCACACCCGCTCTCAGTTGCCTCAGCGACGATGCACCGGCTCCCGGAGCGCCGCCATCGCCGCCCCACACTGCCCCGCGAGAGAGGCCGCTCTAGCCGCCCGCACCATAGACACGGCTGCCATAGAGCCCACCCGCGGCTAGAGGAGACGTGCTGCTGCGCCCGCGGCGCACTTCCGgcgggaggagctgcagggtcaCGTGGCTCCTGGGCAACTTCCGGCCCTGCAGGGCGCTGCCGGAAGAGACTCAGGGAGGGAGCTgcgggcagcagcggcagcgccTCGCacccaggggcacccaggggcaCCCAGAGGCACGGGCGCGAAGCGCACGGACGCCCCCCGGAGACAGGAGAGGAGGGGACACAACACCTCAAGCCGCCCCTGTAGCCAAGGCCTCCCAGACATCTCCCAGTAAAGCCCCGCTGGGACCCACACAGACCCCACCGGCAATGCACACTCCGAGGGGCTGGCACCCAGCCATGACCCCCACCTCGGCACCTGTGCGCTCCCCCCCAGTGCCgtgcacagacagacacagcctgcagcccgATGTGCAGCAGTTTTATTTCTTAATGGCCCTGCCTCAACCAGATGCCATCGTCGCCTTGACCCAGTCCAGGACTTGCTGCACATTCACATAGACGCCGTATTTGGAGGACGTGCAGGTTTTGTCGTAGCTGAGGATGCCAGCCGCATACCAGGTATCATCGTCAGAGTCCTGCACGGCAAAGGCACCACCCGCGTCCCCATAGCATGTATCCTCCCGCAGCTCGCTCATGCCCACACAGAAGGTGTCATTGCTGAGAATGGGCTGGACCCAGTAGGACCCATTCCGTGCCTCATAGTACTGCCGgcacttctccccctctgccacCGGCAGCATCACATACTTGAGCATGTTGGGAAAAGCAAAGGTGGCACCACGGCCCCAGCCAGAAACATAACCCACCCGCCCTGGGCGAACATAGTCCTTCTTGGGCAGGCAGATGGGCATCACCTCCTCTCCGAGGAGCACCTTCTGCCTGAGTTTCAGCAGGGCCAGATCCACACTCTCTGGGTAGCCGGGGTGCAGTACCACACGCTCAATGTCCAAGGCAGGCTCTCCCTGGCTGCCTAGGAAAAGCTTCAGCGTCGGGGCAATCTCCTCTGGCTTGGCATCATCTCTGTGGTTCAGGTAAATGTTCCTACCCGTGGTCAGCAGCCACTGGTCACCAATGAGCGTGGCCCCCGCGGTGAGGTTGTGGTGGGTGACCAGCCGGCCCTGCCAAGGGAAGCTGCCTTTCCGAGCCAGCAGGCCCCCAATGATCCGCTGCATCTGCCTAGGGGGGTTCTTGGGCTTCCCACACACTGCACaagacagagcaggactctGGTGAGTTATCCAAGGCCAGAAGATGCTGGATGCCTCCTGGCCTGCAGaatccccagggagcagcactgaagATGGGAGCTGCAAGCAGTCCCCACAGCCCAAGGGCCACCCAGACAGGCTACTCACAGCTTCCCACTCACCCTGCCCCTCATGCTTTCCCACCCACACTGCCCCTCGAAGCCCCAGCCCATGTTGCTCTGCTCTCACCAGGCTCACAGACAGGCATCTCCTTAGCAGCCTCAGGGCTCACCCACTTGTTATCCTCATCACACTTGTACGTGCCTATGGAGGGAAATCAGAGTccacatccctgccctgcagccagggaggcACAAGGGTATGTAGCCATTCATGCCCCTCAGGAGGGTGGTGGGGGCTGCACCATTCAGCATAGGGCAGCCCCACACATCCCCTGGAGCCCGGACAAGCATGGGTGCTGTGCCCACAACACATGCCTCACCAtcaccagagctgctcagcttgTAGTAGGGGTTGCAGCTGTACTTGATCAGGTGCTCCACATAGCCATGTTCAATCTCCATGGGCTTTGCACAGCTCCACTCTGCAAGCAGAGGATGCTCAGCTGGTCCAGAGGACTCAGCCTAAGACAGCACCCCATTTCCAacaggtccctccccagtcctgcctTCCCTGCCCCATGCTGCCTTCTTGCCAAGCTCCAATGCTGCTACCCTTGCCCTGGAAGTACCGGTGGCAGTTGCAGTCTCCAACACAGTCCAGGCCAGGCCAGtaatcagcagcactgcaggtctgTAGGAAAGAGATGACATACTCAGCAGTGATCTCCCACCCTCTGAAGCCTGTGGGCTCCAtttggagcactgccctggctcATACCCAGCTCTGGGGGCTCCCTCCCTAGAAGGGCAGAGCACCAACCTCaaacctccagagctgccccttaGGCACAGTCTGGAGAATTTGCCTAGGCCAGACCTGGACCCTGTTGCTATGGAGGACAAGACTGCAGCAATGGGACCTGGAGCACTTCCAGGTCCACcacaggtcctgctgcagcccatagCAGGGCCAGGTCATCAGCCAGACATGCAGGACAGACACAGCACCAAGCACACGCAGGGTGCATCAGCATCACTCACCCCATGCTCATAGTTTCCTCTCCTTACAGCAGCCTCCTTCTGCGGGTGATGCTGTtcagggctgcctcctcctgccttttattgCCACCTCCATTGCCCcatgtgctccagacctcctgACCCTGTTGTTTCCAGCCAGCacccttcccagcagcagaagcacaaaAAGCCCCACCTGGCAGCAGCTTCTGGGAAGCATGCCAGCCCCTCAGACAAGCTGGCATGCTAAGAGTTTCCTGGGATTTCACAACTACAAATatacagagagggatctggctgcagacactGTTGCCCTGGCATTGTGACACCTGCTGAGGTTCAGTGAAAGCagagccagcccctgccccttaCCCTATGCCACCACCTAGACTCATCCCTGGGTAGGCATCCAGCAGCCACCCCAGTGTTGGCAGTGGAAACTGGGGCAGAGGATCCAAGTTCCATCctgtgcctggctctgcccagagctgggGCACATCCTGCAAAGCTGGGGCACCATGGGGCTCAGCGCCATCAGCACCTCAGCCAGTGCTAGGCTGGCTGAGGGCTGCATGTCCCATGCCAGCTCACTGAAGGCTCCAAGGGACTGTGGCCAAGCCACAGTCCCCACCCCTTTCCACCCAGCGGGCTCCAGCCCCCAAGTCCTGGCAATTCCTGGTCCCTTGGGTGCATGTTGTTTGTCAAAGGCCAGCCCAGCCTTACGGGAACTTGCAGCAGCAATTGCTGGCCAGTGCCCAGCTGGACATGGCTggccagcagcaacagcaccaGCTACAGCACACAAGCCTGCTCCAACCAGTGGAGTctacttccagcagcagcacaaccaaGGAGCAGCGGGAGGAGACAGGCATCCACCCTCTTTACTACCCTAAGGTGCCAGTGTTGCAGTGAGGCCACCCCAAAACTGTCAGGAGTCTATGGAGCCAGGTAGAGCTCTGAGCCTGTCCTGTTGGGGCCTGCCACTCAGACACTCCAGTCCCTCTGGCCTGGCCCCAGACAGACCATAAGAGGGCCAACCCATCCTGTGCATGCTTCTTCCCATTTCATGGGGTGCCTGTGCCCCTAAACCATGCAGGGCTTGACATCTCTGTCCCAGCACCA comes from the Pogoniulus pusillus isolate bPogPus1 chromosome 20, bPogPus1.pri, whole genome shotgun sequence genome and includes:
- the DHODH gene encoding dihydroorotate dehydrogenase (quinone), mitochondrial isoform X3; the encoded protein is MPALHVLPPETAHGLALRAAALGLLPTARPDSPVLVWIQQPWPCCSGAQAAGPPGNTGQAYWCHVCFSAGMPLGVNLGKNKTSTDAAADYVAGVQMLGPLADYLVVNVSSPNTPGLRDLQGKAELQKLLTKVLAERDALPCKHKPAVLVKIAPDLSVQDKQDIASIVCEVGVDGLIISNTTVSRPSSLQSRQRTEAGGLSGKPLRELSTQTIREMYALTQGRVPIIGVGGVSSGRDALEKIRAGASLVQMYTALVYHGPLVVGTVKRELEELLRPAVLLITGLAWTVLETATATEWSCAKPMEIEHGYVEHLIKYSCNPYYKLSSSGDGTYKCDEDNKWVSPEAAKEMPVCEPVCGKPKNPPRQMQRIIGGLLARKGSFPWQGRLVTHHNLTAGATLIGDQWLLTTGRNIYLNHRDDAKPEEIAPTLKLFLGSQGEPALDIERVVLHPGYPESVDLALLKLRQKVLLGEEVMPICLPKKDYVRPGRVGYVSGWGRGATFAFPNMLKYVMLPVAEGEKCRQYYEARNGSYWVQPILSNDTFCVGMSELREDTCYGDAGGAFAVQDSDDDTWYAAGILSYDKTCTSSKYGVYVNVQQVLDWVKATMASG
- the DHODH gene encoding dihydroorotate dehydrogenase (quinone), mitochondrial isoform X2, which produces MPALHVLPPETAHGLALRAAALGLLPTARPDSPVLEVRVLGQRFRNPVGLAAGFDKQGEAVDGLYKMGFGFVEVGTVTPKPQEGNPRPRVFRLVEDEAVVNRYGFNSHGHAAVERRLRARQETQARLTGAGMPLGVNLGKNKTSTDAAADYVAGVQMLGPLADYLVVNVSSPNTPGLRDLQGKAELQKLLTKVGVDGLIISNTTVSRPSSLQSRQRTEAGGLSGKPLRELSTQTIREMYALTQGRVPIIGVGGVSSGRDALEKIRAGASLVQMYTALVYHGPLVVGTVKRELEELLRPAVLLITGLAWTVLETATATEWSCAKPMEIEHGYVEHLIKYSCNPYYKLSSSGDGTYKCDEDNKWVSPEAAKEMPVCEPVCGKPKNPPRQMQRIIGGLLARKGSFPWQGRLVTHHNLTAGATLIGDQWLLTTGRNIYLNHRDDAKPEEIAPTLKLFLGSQGEPALDIERVVLHPGYPESVDLALLKLRQKVLLGEEVMPICLPKKDYVRPGRVGYVSGWGRGATFAFPNMLKYVMLPVAEGEKCRQYYEARNGSYWVQPILSNDTFCVGMSELREDTCYGDAGGAFAVQDSDDDTWYAAGILSYDKTCTSSKYGVYVNVQQVLDWVKATMASG
- the DHODH gene encoding dihydroorotate dehydrogenase (quinone), mitochondrial isoform X1, which translates into the protein MPALHVLPPETAHGLALRAAALGLLPTARPDSPVLEVRVLGQRFRNPVGLAAGFDKQGEAVDGLYKMGFGFVEVGTVTPKPQEGNPRPRVFRLVEDEAVVNRYGFNSHGHAAVERRLRARQETQARLTGAGMPLGVNLGKNKTSTDAAADYVAGVQMLGPLADYLVVNVSSPNTPGLRDLQGKAELQKLLTKVLAERDALPCKHKPAVLVKIAPDLSVQDKQDIASIVCEVGVDGLIISNTTVSRPSSLQSRQRTEAGGLSGKPLRELSTQTIREMYALTQGRVPIIGVGGVSSGRDALEKIRAGASLVQMYTALVYHGPLVVGTVKRELEELLRPAVLLITGLAWTVLETATATEWSCAKPMEIEHGYVEHLIKYSCNPYYKLSSSGDGTYKCDEDNKWVSPEAAKEMPVCEPVCGKPKNPPRQMQRIIGGLLARKGSFPWQGRLVTHHNLTAGATLIGDQWLLTTGRNIYLNHRDDAKPEEIAPTLKLFLGSQGEPALDIERVVLHPGYPESVDLALLKLRQKVLLGEEVMPICLPKKDYVRPGRVGYVSGWGRGATFAFPNMLKYVMLPVAEGEKCRQYYEARNGSYWVQPILSNDTFCVGMSELREDTCYGDAGGAFAVQDSDDDTWYAAGILSYDKTCTSSKYGVYVNVQQVLDWVKATMASG
- the DHODH gene encoding dihydroorotate dehydrogenase (quinone), mitochondrial isoform X8; translated protein: MPVCEPVCGKPKNPPRQMQRIIGGLLARKGSFPWQGRLVTHHNLTAGATLIGDQWLLTTGRNIYLNHRDDAKPEEIAPTLKLFLGSQGEPALDIERVVLHPGYPESVDLALLKLRQKVLLGEEVMPICLPKKDYVRPGRVGYVSGWGRGATFAFPNMLKYVMLPVAEGEKCRQYYEARNGSYWVQPILSNDTFCVGMSELREDTCYGDAGGAFAVQDSDDDTWYAAGILSYDKTCTSSKYGVYVNVQQVLDWVKATMASG
- the DHODH gene encoding dihydroorotate dehydrogenase (quinone), mitochondrial isoform X7, which codes for MSMGPAVLLITGLAWTVLETATATEWSCAKPMEIEHGYVEHLIKYSCNPYYKLSSSGDGTYKCDEDNKWVSPEAAKEMPVCEPVCGKPKNPPRQMQRIIGGLLARKGSFPWQGRLVTHHNLTAGATLIGDQWLLTTGRNIYLNHRDDAKPEEIAPTLKLFLGSQGEPALDIERVVLHPGYPESVDLALLKLRQKVLLGEEVMPICLPKKDYVRPGRVGYVSGWGRGATFAFPNMLKYVMLPVAEGEKCRQYYEARNGSYWVQPILSNDTFCVGMSELREDTCYGDAGGAFAVQDSDDDTWYAAGILSYDKTCTSSKYGVYVNVQQVLDWVKATMASG
- the DHODH gene encoding dihydroorotate dehydrogenase (quinone), mitochondrial isoform X4 encodes the protein MYALTQGRVPIIGVGGVSSGRDALEKIRAGASLVQMYTALVYHGPLVVGTVKRELEELLRPAVLLITGLAWTVLETATATEWSCAKPMEIEHGYVEHLIKYSCNPYYKLSSSGDGTYKCDEDNKWVSPEAAKEMPVCEPVCGKPKNPPRQMQRIIGGLLARKGSFPWQGRLVTHHNLTAGATLIGDQWLLTTGRNIYLNHRDDAKPEEIAPTLKLFLGSQGEPALDIERVVLHPGYPESVDLALLKLRQKVLLGEEVMPICLPKKDYVRPGRVGYVSGWGRGATFAFPNMLKYVMLPVAEGEKCRQYYEARNGSYWVQPILSNDTFCVGMSELREDTCYGDAGGAFAVQDSDDDTWYAAGILSYDKTCTSSKYGVYVNVQQVLDWVKATMASG
- the DHODH gene encoding dihydroorotate dehydrogenase (quinone), mitochondrial isoform X5; its protein translation is MPSPKMYTALVYHGPLVVGTVKRELEELLRPAVLLITGLAWTVLETATATEWSCAKPMEIEHGYVEHLIKYSCNPYYKLSSSGDGTYKCDEDNKWVSPEAAKEMPVCEPVCGKPKNPPRQMQRIIGGLLARKGSFPWQGRLVTHHNLTAGATLIGDQWLLTTGRNIYLNHRDDAKPEEIAPTLKLFLGSQGEPALDIERVVLHPGYPESVDLALLKLRQKVLLGEEVMPICLPKKDYVRPGRVGYVSGWGRGATFAFPNMLKYVMLPVAEGEKCRQYYEARNGSYWVQPILSNDTFCVGMSELREDTCYGDAGGAFAVQDSDDDTWYAAGILSYDKTCTSSKYGVYVNVQQVLDWVKATMASG